The Strix aluco isolate bStrAlu1 chromosome 1, bStrAlu1.hap1, whole genome shotgun sequence genome has a window encoding:
- the LOC141922551 gene encoding uncharacterized protein LOC141922551, giving the protein MILVVFSKPLGTGRTHLRAGGTRGRGQPVPGGPWPARCLGKVPVLLRHGGDKSGTRAGTGPAHAARARTAAPSGGRCLRPPRPRVPPGRGGAGADPGARAGQDRAAEPGAGCRGWGGRGCGSLGPSALPPFRPSRLPPGALLRSLRRGAAALGGARGVRHRLQGAERGGAGGAAGPRRHPQLRERPAGRGQHPHRSRQHPHRSQQHPAPSAPGPGAGAAADEQGRGSAASPSLARKERRSGMRCLPAASSFSEANAEKEPQPAECAIPVFAQKCSSGRI; this is encoded by the exons ATGATCCTCGTGGTTTTCTCTAAGCCTCTGGGCACCGGGAGAACACATCTACGAGCTGGAGGGACTCGCGGTAGGGGACAGCCGGTGCCGGGAGGGCCCTGGCCTGCCAGGTGCCTTGGGAAGGTGCCGGTGCTCCTGCGGCACGGCGGGGACAAGAGCGGGACAAGAGCGGGAACCGGCCCGGCCCACGCTGCCAGAGCGAGAACAGCCGCTCCCTCAGGCGGCCGCTGCCTCCGCCCGCCCCGTCCCAGGGTGCcaccgggccgcggcggggccggggcggacCCCGGGGCTCGGGCCGGGCAGGAccgggcggcggagccgggggcCGGCTGCCGGGGTTGGGGGGGCCGCGGGTGCGGCAGCCTCGGGCCATCGGCTCTCCCGCCGTTCCGGCCCTCCCGTCTCCCGCCCGGGGCCCTGCTGAGGAGCCTCCGCAGAGGCGCAGCAGCGCTCGGCGGTGCCCGGGGCGTCCGGCACCGGCTGcagggagcggagcggggcggggcgggcggggccgccggTCCCAGGCGTCACCCCCAGCTGCGAGAACGGCCCGCGGGCCGCGGCCAGCACCCGCACCGGAGCCGGCAACACCCGCACCGGAGTCAGCAACACCCGGCCCCGAGCGCGCCCGGCCCTGGGGCGGGAGCTGCGGCTGACGAGCAGGGCCGGGGATCTGCAGCGTCACCCTCTTTGGCTCGCAAGGAGAGAAGGAGCGGGATGCGATGTCTCCCTGCAGCCAGCTCCTTCTCAGAAGCTAACGCTGAGAAGGAGCCTCAGCCCGCTGAGTGTGCCATACCCGTGTTTGCCCAG aaatgtagTTCAGGAAGAATCTGA